ACGGTGTTTCTTGGCCAGAGGGGAGGTTTCGAGCGGGTGGTCGATGATAAACGTGGGCTGGCGTAAATTAGGCTCAACGAACTTGTCGTAAAGCTCGTTAATGATCTTGCCGATCCCGAGCTCCATTGCCCCTTCGATCCCTTTTTCTTTGCCTAAGGCCCGGATCTGGTCGTCGGTTTTACCAATGATATCGATCCCGTTCTCTTTTAGCGCGTCTTCCAGGGTGATCTTTTTCCAGGGAGGGGTGAGATCGATCTTTTCTCCGCGGAATTCGATCTCCAGTGTTCCCAGGACCTCTTTGGCGGCGCTGACCACTAAATTCTCGGTTAACTGCATGATGTCGTGATAATCGGCATAAGCCTGGTAGATCTCGATCATCGTGTATTCCGGGTTATGCTTGAACGACATCCCTTCGTTCCGGAAGACCCGTCCCATTTCAAAGACCTTCTCAAAACCACCGACCAGGAGCCTTTTCAAATACAGTTCGGGAGCGATCCGCATAAAGAGGGACATGCTCAAAGCGTCGTGAAAAGTCTCGAACGGCCGGGCGGCCGCGCCGCCTTGCAAAACGTGCAGGACCGGGGTCTCTACTTCCAGGAACCCCTTTTGCTCTAAAAAGTGACGAATAAAAGAAACGACCCTGCTCCGCTTGACAAAGACCTCTTTAACTTCAGGATTGACCATCAGATCGAGGTATCGTTCCCGGTAGCGGATCTCTTTATCCTGCAAGCCGTGCCATTTTTCCGGCAGGGGGAGAAGTGATTTGCTCAAAACTTCCAGTTTTTCGACCCTGACGGTAATTTCGTTGGTCTTTGTCCGGAAAACGTGGCCGGTCACGCCAATATAATCCCCCATATCGAGGTTTTGCCAGATCTTGTACTGCTCTTCCCCCATGACGTCGAGTTTGGCGTAGACCTGGAGCCGTCCGCATTCGTCCTGGATGGTCGCGAAAGAAGCTTTCCCATGACCTCTCTTGGTCATGATCCGGCCGGCGACCACAACAGTGTCGCTGCTGTCGCTCCCTTCCGCGAGCGAGGCGAATTTTTCCAGCACTTTAGCGGAATGCTCGGTTGGAGTGAATTTGTAGGGATAAGGGTTGATCCCCAGATCCCTGATGTTTTGCAATTTTTCTCGTCTGACTTTTAACAGATCGCTTAATTCTTCTGACATTTTTAACCCCCAACTAACAACACGCCCCGACGTACGTCGGGACTACAACTAACAACTGATTATTTTAAATCGGAAAAGATTTTTAAACCTTTCAACGTCAGCTCCGGATCTATTATATCAACAACCGTGGTGTACTTACAAATAAGCTTGGCCAATCCCCCAGTCGCGATGACGGTCGCTTTGGCGGCTTTCATTTCCTTTTTTATCCGCCAGACCATCCCTTCAACCATGGCGACGTAGCCAAAGACCAGCCCGCTTTGCAGCGCCTCGACCGTACTCCGGCCGACGACCCGCTTTGGGGGAGCAATCCTGACCGAGGGAAGTTTGGCGGTCCGCTGGTGAAGGGTGTCGCGGGCCAGGGTGATCCCCGGGGCGATCGCCCCGCCCAGGTATTCCCCTTTAGCCGAAATATAGTCAAAAGTGGTCGCGGTCCCAAAGTCGATGATCAAAGCTGGCCGCTTATAAAAAGTGTAGGCGGCCAGGGCGTTGACGACCCGGTCGGCGCCAATTGCTTTTTTATCTTTTAGTTTAACTTTGATCAAGGGGATATCAGCGGCTGAAACAAAGCGAGGAGGGAAGCCATAATGGTTTTTTATGTCTTTGGCTAATTTACGATCAATGGCCGGGACGACGCTGGCAATGATCACGTTTGAAATATTTCCTTTAATTTTACTAAATATATAGGGGGAGGTAGGGGTCCGCCAGGCAGCGGCCAAATGAGTTCCTTTAAAAAGGCCATAGACAATGTTAGTATTGCCGACGTCAATAGTCAGTATCATCCATCAATTATAACACGTTCAATAGTGCCCGGTTACGGTTTCAAGGAACCTGCGAATAAACTTCGCGGTTCCTTGAAATACGATGGTTTGGAGGAAACCGTCCGCCTAGGCGGACAGGTTTCTGACACTAAAGGCTTTATATGAAAAAGGAACTTTTAGCTTTAATTATCTCTGTTTTTGCTAATAATCTGGTTTTTGGCCTGGATTTGGTCCCACCGGCGCAAGCATATGACCCAGCTTGCTTGAAAATTACCAGTGAAACAGAGGCCCGTTCTGATCAGGCGGTTGAAAAAGTTGAACGGTTTGCGTCTGACCATTTTGGCGTTGACCTGAATCAGCCGATCTTGAACATCAAATTGCCGAGTAACCGCCTGATCGATTACAACGTAAAATACAATTTAAGGGAAAACAGCTGGCGGTTAAAATTAGCCGGTCAGGGGATGCTCTCGCCGGTGGTCACCTACAACAACAGCGAACGTTATCGGCTTTACCTGATCAATAAAGGGATAAAATTTTAATTGGTTTTTAATCTCCTCCTAATTGATTTTTAATCCGGTTTTGTGTAATATAAAAACGCTGCCGCGGAAGGACTTCATCTTACTGCAGTTAATTTGGAAAGGAGTGGATTGTTATGAACGAGGAAATTAGGATCATTGACGAAAAAGTTAAGGCGAAGAGCGAATTTGTGGAAAAGATCGGCCGGGCGCTGGCCGGGACGGTGATCGGCCAAAAGGCGATCATCGACCGGATGATAGTTGCCATGCTTTGCAACGGTCATGTCATGGTCGAAGGGGTTCCGGGGTTGGCAAAAACCCTGATCGTCAAAGCGCTGGCGGCGGCGGTTGACGCCAAGTTCGCCAGGATCCAATTTACCCCCGACCTGCTCCCTTCCGACCTGATCGGGACGATGATACTTAATCCCAAGAGCGGCGAATTTACCTCGCGCAAAGGGCCGATCTTTGCCAATATCATTCTGGCCGATGAGATCAACCGGGCCCCCTCAAAAGTCCAGAGCGCCCTGCTCGAAGCGATGCAGGAGCACCGGGTCACGATCTCCGATACCACTCATCAATTGCCGGAACCGTTCCTGGTTATGGCGACGCAAAATCCAATCGAGCAGGAGGGGACCTATCCGCTTCCTGAGGCGGCGATCGATCGTTTTATGTTCAAGTTGAAGATCACTTATCCGCGCAAAGAAGAGGAGCTCAGGATCATTGATTCCGCGCTGATCGGCCAGGAGCCGAAGATCGCCAAGGTTGTCGGCATAGAAGAAATTATGGAAACCAGGAAGGTGATCAACGAAATATATATTGACGACAAGCTTAAGCAATATATTGTCAATTTGGTCAACGCGACCAGGACGCCGCAGGAGTTTGATCTTAGCGAGCTTGCCGGCCTGATCCAGTTTGGCGCCTCGCCCAGAGCTTCGATCAATCTGGCACACGCCGCCAAGGGGAACGCGTTTGTCCGCCGGCGCGGTTATGTTACCCCTGACGACATTAAAAGTGTAGCGCTCGACGTGATGCGCCACCGCCTGATCCTGACCTACGAAGCGGAAGCCGAAGAGCAGACTACCGAGACGATCATTCAAAAAGTATTGGATGCGGTAGACGTTCCTTAAGGATAATTATGACCACCGCGGATATCTTCAAGAAGATACGTCGGATCGAGATCCAATCCCGCAAACCGGTCAACCAGCTATTTGCCGGCGAGTACCGGAGCGTATTTAAAGGAGAGGGGTTGGAGTTCCACGAGGTCCGCGAATACCAGCCGGGCGACGATATCCGCTCGATCGATTGGAACGTGACCGCCCGGCTTGGCCATCCTTTTGTTAAAAAATTCATTGAAGAACGGCAGCGGACGATCATCCTGATGATCGATATTTCAGCCTCACAGGATTATGGTTCCTTAAAGAAAAGCAAGAACGAGATCGCGGCCGAGCTGGCGGCGATCCTCGCTTTTTCGGCGATCAAGAACAACGATCTGGTCGGGGTTTTACTTTTTAGCGACCGGGTTGAAAAATATATCCCTCCCAAAAAAGGGAAAAAACATGTGATGAGGATCATTCGTGATATCCTTTATTTTAAGAGGGAGAACACCGGGACCGACCTGACCCAGGCGCTGAGGTACTTTAGCCGGGTCCAGAGAAAGAGCGCGATCGTCTTTGTAATCTCGGATTTTCTGGGAGATGATTATGAGCGGCCGCTGGCGGTTCTTGGCCGCCGGCACGATCTGATCCCGGTACTGCTCAAAGACCGTTTTGAGCGGCAGTTCCCTTCTCATCACGGGCTGTTGCAGGTCGAGGATCCAGAAAGCGGCGAGCTGAGGGCGATCGATGGAGGGAACCCGGAGGTCCGCGCGGCTTATGATCAATTAGTCGAGGCGGAATATCAGCAAAAGCTAAAATTCTTCCGTTCGCTCAAGGTAGATTGTCTGGAACTTTCGACCAATGGTGACTATATTAAGCCTTTGAACCTCTTCTTCAAGCGCCAGCAAAGGAAGGTCCGCCACTGATGATGACCGAAGATATTCGCGATATCAAGGGGATCGTTGGGGTGATCGACTGGGGGACGATCTTTTTCCTTGGCCTTTGCTTGATCCTTTGCCTTGGCCTCTTCTATTTAGCTTATCGTTACTATCTTAATACCAAGGCTAAGGCAAAGGCGGAGGTTAGAGAACCGGTTAAGCCATTTAATGTTATCGCCGAAGAGGCGATCCTTGCCCTGGACCCGGTCGCTTATTTCCAAAAAGCATTATTTCGCGATTATTATTTCGAGCTGACCGGGATCGTTCGCCATTTTCTGTCCGATAATTACAAAATTGACGCTTTGGAGAAAACTTCTTTTGAATTGGTCACCGAAATGGAAAGGGTTGAGCGCGATTATGACAAGATCAAATTGCTCGACCGCTTTTTTCAGGATGCCGATCTGGTAAAGTTTGCCAGAGAAAAAACAAGCCTGGCGGCGATGAGAGAGTCAAAAGAAAAAGCTCTCACTTTTATCAAGGAGTTTTACCGAAATGCGGCTGGCTAATATATATTGGTTATTATTAATTTTGCTGCTGCCGTATCTTTACCGTTTAAGAAAAAACGCCAAGCCGGCCGCGCTCCCTCACCCGGATCTGGCCTGGCGTTTGACCAGGCAGGAGGGGAAGGCCAGGTTAAAGGAACTCATTCCCCTGGTATTTAGACTGGCGGCGTTGATCCTGCTGGTCGTTGCTTTGGCCCGCCCGCAAACCGGATTCAGGCCCGATAATGCCAATCGTTTTGGGGTCGACATCATGGTCGCTCTTGATGTAAGCAGTTCGATGACAGCCGAAGATTTTGTCCCCAACCGGATCATGGTAGCGAAAAAGGTCCTGGCCGATTTCATCCGCTCCCGCCGAGATGACCGGATCGGCCTGATCGTTTTCGGGGCGCAAAGCTACCTGCAATCGCCGCTAACAACCGACCATAAAACCCTGCTCTCGTTCTTAGATGATGTAAAAGTGGGGATGGCGGAAGATGGGACCGCGATCGGGATGGCGCTGGGGAACGCGGTCAAGCGGCTGAAAGATTCGAAGGCGAGAAGCAAAGTGGTCCTCCTTTTGACCGATGGGGATAATAATGCCGGAGCGATCGATCCGGAGACCGCCGCCAAACTGGCGGCGACTTATAATATCAAGGTTTACGCGATCGGGATCGGGGACCCCAGAGGAGCGCCGATCCCGATAACCGACCAATTTGGCAATAAAACCTACGCTTATAACCCGGACGGGACACCTTTCCTGACCAAAATGAACGTGGAAGGCTTGAAAAAGATCGCCTCATTGACCGAAGGGGGGTATTTCCTTGCTTCGGATGGGGGGAAGCTTCGGGCGATCTTTCAGCAGATCGATAAAATGGAAAAAGTAAAATTTGAGGGCAAAACCCAATACGTTTTTGACGAGCAATTCGCCTTTTTCGCTTTTCCCGGCTTGTTTTTATTGTTAGCTGAAATGTTGTTGGTTAGATTTTGGGTGAGGCCGCTCCCATGATCTTTGCTAAAGCTTTGTATTTATGGCTATTGCCGATCCTGCTGGCCCTTGCCGGATATGAATGGAGAAAGAGAGGCCGTGCCAATCCTTTGTTTGACCGAGAATTGGGTCCGTTAATGCTGCGGAATTTTGACCGGCAGAAGCGTTACCTGAGAAAAGTTCTTTTTTACGCCGG
This Candidatus Margulisiibacteriota bacterium DNA region includes the following protein-coding sequences:
- the lysS gene encoding lysine--tRNA ligase; this translates as MSEELSDLLKVRREKLQNIRDLGINPYPYKFTPTEHSAKVLEKFASLAEGSDSSDTVVVAGRIMTKRGHGKASFATIQDECGRLQVYAKLDVMGEEQYKIWQNLDMGDYIGVTGHVFRTKTNEITVRVEKLEVLSKSLLPLPEKWHGLQDKEIRYRERYLDLMVNPEVKEVFVKRSRVVSFIRHFLEQKGFLEVETPVLHVLQGGAAARPFETFHDALSMSLFMRIAPELYLKRLLVGGFEKVFEMGRVFRNEGMSFKHNPEYTMIEIYQAYADYHDIMQLTENLVVSAAKEVLGTLEIEFRGEKIDLTPPWKKITLEDALKENGIDIIGKTDDQIRALGKEKGIEGAMELGIGKIINELYDKFVEPNLRQPTFIIDHPLETSPLAKKHRSKEGKVERFELIIAGMELANAFSELNDPIDQMERFNKQAELKAAGDEEAESMDEDFLRALEYGMPPAGGLGIGIDRLVMILTNSPSIRDVIFFPHMRPLAKAQPKKEEMETLTPNPSPRGRGAKNTNEGK
- a CDS encoding MoxR family ATPase, producing the protein MNEEIRIIDEKVKAKSEFVEKIGRALAGTVIGQKAIIDRMIVAMLCNGHVMVEGVPGLAKTLIVKALAAAVDAKFARIQFTPDLLPSDLIGTMILNPKSGEFTSRKGPIFANIILADEINRAPSKVQSALLEAMQEHRVTISDTTHQLPEPFLVMATQNPIEQEGTYPLPEAAIDRFMFKLKITYPRKEEELRIIDSALIGQEPKIAKVVGIEEIMETRKVINEIYIDDKLKQYIVNLVNATRTPQEFDLSELAGLIQFGASPRASINLAHAAKGNAFVRRRGYVTPDDIKSVALDVMRHRLILTYEAEAEEQTTETIIQKVLDAVDVP
- a CDS encoding DUF58 domain-containing protein — encoded protein: MTTADIFKKIRRIEIQSRKPVNQLFAGEYRSVFKGEGLEFHEVREYQPGDDIRSIDWNVTARLGHPFVKKFIEERQRTIILMIDISASQDYGSLKKSKNEIAAELAAILAFSAIKNNDLVGVLLFSDRVEKYIPPKKGKKHVMRIIRDILYFKRENTGTDLTQALRYFSRVQRKSAIVFVISDFLGDDYERPLAVLGRRHDLIPVLLKDRFERQFPSHHGLLQVEDPESGELRAIDGGNPEVRAAYDQLVEAEYQQKLKFFRSLKVDCLELSTNGDYIKPLNLFFKRQQRKVRH
- a CDS encoding VWA domain-containing protein produces the protein MRLANIYWLLLILLLPYLYRLRKNAKPAALPHPDLAWRLTRQEGKARLKELIPLVFRLAALILLVVALARPQTGFRPDNANRFGVDIMVALDVSSSMTAEDFVPNRIMVAKKVLADFIRSRRDDRIGLIVFGAQSYLQSPLTTDHKTLLSFLDDVKVGMAEDGTAIGMALGNAVKRLKDSKARSKVVLLLTDGDNNAGAIDPETAAKLAATYNIKVYAIGIGDPRGAPIPITDQFGNKTYAYNPDGTPFLTKMNVEGLKKIASLTEGGYFLASDGGKLRAIFQQIDKMEKVKFEGKTQYVFDEQFAFFAFPGLFLLLAEMLLVRFWVRPLP
- a CDS encoding type III pantothenate kinase, which gives rise to MILTIDVGNTNIVYGLFKGTHLAAAWRTPTSPYIFSKIKGNISNVIIASVVPAIDRKLAKDIKNHYGFPPRFVSAADIPLIKVKLKDKKAIGADRVVNALAAYTFYKRPALIIDFGTATTFDYISAKGEYLGGAIAPGITLARDTLHQRTAKLPSVRIAPPKRVVGRSTVEALQSGLVFGYVAMVEGMVWRIKKEMKAAKATVIATGGLAKLICKYTTVVDIIDPELTLKGLKIFSDLK